The following coding sequences are from one Cryptococcus deuterogattii R265 chromosome 1, complete sequence window:
- a CDS encoding acetyl-CoA C-acetyltransferase gives MVNPVYIVSASRTPVGAKDGSLATVSAPQLGVVAVKHAVEKAGIKPEQVEELYMGNVVQAGVGQSPARQVGIGAGIPETTDATTINKVCASGMKAIMLATQNIQLGQRGIMVAGGMESMSQAPFLVPRQNPAFGHFETKDSLVVDGLFDVYNKVPMGNCAENTAAKLKITREDQDDFCLSSYTRAQEAWAADAFADEIAPVTVKGRKGDVVVKEDEDYKKLLKDKFRTIRPVFVKENGTVTAANASTLNDGASAVVLASGEVVEKEGLKPLAKILGFADAACAPIDFPTAPTLAVPLALKNAGVSKDEIALWEFNEAFSVVGVAAERVLGLDRSKVNVKGGAVALGHPIGSSGCRIVVTLVHALKKGEKGVAAICNGGGAASAIVVERL, from the exons ATG GTCAACCCCGTGTACATCGTCTCCGCCTCCCGTACCCCCGTCGGCGCAAAGGACGGCTCCCTCGCCACCGTCTCCGCCCCGCAACTCGGTGTCGTCGCCGTCAAGCACGCCGTCGAGAAGGCCGGTATCAAGCCAGAGCAGGTCGAGGAGCTTTATATGGGTAACGTCGTCCAGGCTGGTGTCGGGCAGTCTCCCGCCAGGCAGGTCGGTATCGGTGCCGG TATCCCCGAGACGACGGATGCGACTACCATCAACAAGGTCTGTGCCAGTGGTATGAAGGCCATTATGCTTGCCACCCAAAACATCCAGCTTGGTCAGAGGGGTATCATGGTTGCCGGTGGTATGGAAAGCATGTCTCAGGCTCC CTTCCTTGTCCCCCGTCAAAACCCCGCGTTCGGCCACTTTGAGACCAAGGACTCGCTCGTCGTCGACGGTCTCTTTGACGTGTACAACAAGGTGCCCATGGGCAACTGCGCCGAAAATACCGCcgccaagctcaagatcACCCGTGAAGACCAAGACGATTTCTGTCTCTCGTCTTACACCCGTGCCCAAGAAGCCTGGGCCGCCGACGCGTTTGCCGACGAGATTGCGCCCGTCACCGTCAAGGGCCGAAAGGGAGATGTTGTggtcaaggaggatgaggactACAAGAAGCTTTTGAAGGACAAGTTTAGGACCATTAGACCGGTGTTTGTCAAGGAAAACGGGACAGTCACCGCTGCCAACGCGTCTACCCTCAACGACGGTGCTTCCGCCGTCGTTTTGGCGTCTGGCGAggttgttgagaaggagggtttGAAACCTCTTGCCAAGATTCTCG GCTTCGCCGACGCCGCTTGTGCCCCTATCGACTTCCCCACCGCCCCTACCCTCGCCGTGCCCCTTGCCCTCAAGAACGCCGGCGTGTCAAAGGACGAGATTGCCCTCTGGGAATTCAACGAGGCCTTTTCCGTGGTGGGTGTCGCGGCCGAAAGGGTGCTCGGTTTGGACAGGTCCAAGGTCAACGTCAAGGGCGGCGCCGTCGCTCTCGGCCAC CCCATCGGATCTTCTGGTTGCCGAATTGTCGTGACGCTTGTGCAcgctttgaagaagggtgaaaAGGGTGTGGCTGCCATCTGTAACGGTGGTGGTGCGGCGTCTGCGATTGTTGTGGAGAGGCTGTAA
- a CDS encoding F-type H+-transporting ATPase subunit F — translation MLPTAARRSLAGLIPPKIATPGAVSSGTTSARTAQVIDFYSKLPKGPKPASQKVGGIKGRFFEGKNASGAPILVTLGTLFLIGYTIDYNMHLKHHKLGHH, via the exons ATGCTCCCCACCGCCGCCCGCCGCTCCCTCGCCGGTCTCATCCCCCCCAAGATCGCCACCCCCGGCGCCGTC TCTTCCGGTACCACATCTGCCAGGACTGCCCAGGTTATCGACTTTTACTCCAAGCTCCCCAAGGGCCCCAAGCCTGCCAGCCAGAAAGTTGGCGGCATCAAGGGCAGGTTCTTTGAGGGCAAGAACGCTTCCGG TGCTCCCATCCTCGTTACTCTTGgtaccctcttcctcatcggtTACACCATTGACTACAACA TGCACCTCAAGCACCACAAGCTCGGCCACCACTAG
- a CDS encoding hydrolase yields MAKIQATPFRLALLQLGGLTASKASNISVAAKAVASAAASSPKPQLIVLPEIWNSPYAVSSFREYSEKIPEIGSKWKSLKEGEEGETIKALREMARSSGCWLIGGSIPERDEKTDNIYNTCTVYDPEGTLVAVHQKVHLFDIDIPGKQTFKESDTLTGGSHLTTFTTPFGKIGLGICYDIRFPEMAMIAARQGCIAMIYPAAFNTTTGPMHWTLLQRARAVDNEIYVAMCSPARHPEAPYQAYGHSSVVNPVGDVVVEADHEPTTIYADIDPELLATTRRSIPVTVQRRFDVYPDVSSSFQ; encoded by the exons ATGGCCAAAATTCAGGCAACCCCCTTCAGACTCGCTCTTCTGCAGCTCGGTGGCCTCACCGCCTCCAAAGCCTCCAACATCTCAGTCGCTGCCAAAGCGGTCGCTTCTGCAgctgcttcctctcccaAACCCCAGTTAATCGTACTTCCCGAGATCTGGAATTCTCCTTATGCGGTTAGCAGCTTTAGAGAGTACAGCGAAAAGATACCCGAGATTGGAAGCAAGTGGAAAAGCTTgaaggaaggcgaagaaggagaaactATCAAGGCCCTCAGGGAGATGGCAAGGAGCAGTGGATGCTGGTTGATCGGCG GATCTATTCctgaaagagatgagaagacgGACAACATCTACAACACCTGTACTGTCTATGATCCTGAAG GCACTCTTGTTGCTGTCCACCAAAAGGTTCATCTCTTCGACATTGACATTCCCGGTAAACAAACCTTCAAG GAGTCAGACACACTCACAGGCGGTTCTCACCTTACCACATTCACCACTCCTTTCGGCAAGATTGGTCTTGGTATCTGTTACGATATC CGTTTCCCCGAGATGGCAATGATTGCCGCTCGTCAAGGCTGTATTGCCATGATCTACCCTGCAGCGTTCAACACAACCACCGGCCCCATGCATTGGACTTTACTTCAGCGTGCAAG GGCCGTGGACAATGAGATTTATGTCGCGATGTGCTCGCCTGCTAGACATCCCGAGGCCCCCTACCAAGCT TATGGTCACTCTAGTGTTGTTAACCCGGT AGGAGATGTAGTTGTTGAGGCTGACCATGAGCCCACCACTATCTACGCCGACATCG ACCCCGAGTTGCTCGCCACTACTAGAAGGAGTATCCCCGTTACTGTTCAAAGGAGGTTTGACGTCTATCCCGatgtttcttcttcttttcaataG
- a CDS encoding 50S small subunit ribosomal protein L14, with protein MIGLKGILNVIDNTGALKVECINVLKVKTRLKSTGFATVGDEIVCVVNKARPIPANEVVKNPNASSNIQKIRKGDIRRAVVVRVKKTTQRPDGSVVRFDDSAAVLLNNKGEMLGTRIVGPVASELRKIKGGAGSGGKWEKIVMLAPKVV; from the exons ATGATTGGATTAAAGGGTATCCTCAAT GTTATTGACAACACCGGAGCACTGAAGGTGGAATGTATCAATGTCTTGAAAGTCAAGACAAGACTAAAGTCCACTGGTTTTGCCACCGTTG gagatgagattgtTTGTGTCGTTAACAAAGCTCGTCCGATCCCCGCCAACGAAGTCGTCAAGAATCCCAAtgcctcttccaacatTCAAAAAATCCGCAAGGGCGATATACGACGAGCAGTCGTTGTGCGCGTGAAGAAGACCACTCAACGGCCAGATGGAAGCGTGGTCAGATTTGACGACAGTGCTGCGGTTTTGTTGAACAACAAGGGTGAAATGTTGGGCACAAGGATTGTCGGGCCCGTAGCAAGCGAGTTGAGAAAGATTAAGGGTGGAGCGGGGAGCGGtgggaagtgggagaaaATCGTTATGCTGGCACCCAAA GTTGTTTAA